One genomic segment of Synchiropus splendidus isolate RoL2022-P1 chromosome 16, RoL_Sspl_1.0, whole genome shotgun sequence includes these proteins:
- the tmem62 gene encoding transmembrane protein 62 isoform X4 yields MERTRWIDIRGNHDAFNIMSLDSVNNYYRKYSVNQKIGSFHYVHKTPFGNYSFVCADATLTPGPKRPYNFFGILNQTQIDLLDTFRAQSLASNQSIWFGHYTTSTIVSPPPGVREVMRSAVAYLCGHLHTLGGLMPVLHSRHPAGTLELELGDWMDNRRYRILAFDHDLLSFTDVRFEQWPVVLITNPKDAQYLHPGVEPLSRMQKSTHIRVLAFSESPITAVHVAVDGRPLGQARSAGGPLYVQVWDPTLYLTGLHTLRVKVEDAAGRSTLQERHFTLEHDVTPSFSFFQSFILLTDHYVLGRVAFLFIILLNVGVLMAFRVMQVPSCRGLTSQACMSLHLLSKMDTFYYSLLLFNLCTAFGPWFVGEVIDGHKGACFAFGVFIDGHFLEGSLTYVVGVSQLLFFNMPLTCYLCWSLHQRWRGNTFRSHFLRPGCRWRTVAVHLLMLLLLSWQVYSCYSLLETYGLMAFFLSPVRTWALVLSLLLVHRAWTGPAFSFVTARVSHPPDSNCTAPS; encoded by the exons ATGGAGCGCACTCGGTGGATCGACATCCGTGGAAATCATG ATGCCTTCAACATAATGTCGCTGGACAGCGTGAACAATTATTACAG AAAATATTCAGTCAATCAGAAAATCGGCTCCTTCCACTACGTCCACAAAACTCCCTTTGGCAACTATTCCTTCGTCTGTGCCGACGCCACTTTGACGCCTGGACCCAAACGGCCGTACAATTTCTTTGGAATTCTAAACCAG ACCCAGATTGACCTGCTGGACACCTTCAGAGCTCAGAGTTTGGCAAGCAACCAGTCCATCTGGTTCGGGCACTACACCACCTCCACCAtcgtctctcctcctccgggTGTCCGGGAGGTGATGAG GTCTGCGGTGGCCTACCTGTGTGGTCACCTGCACACTCTGGGGGGTCTAATGCCCGTCTTGCACAGCCGACACCCGGCTGGAACcttggagctggagctgggcgACTGGATGGACAACCGCAG GTACCGGATCCTGGCTTTCGACCATGACCTGCTGAGTTTCACTGACGTCCGCTTCGAGCAGtggccagtggttctcatcacCAACCCGAAGGACGCCCAGTACCTGCACCCCGGGGTGGAGCCTCTGAGCCGTATGCAGAAATCGACTCACATCAG GGTCTTAGCCTTCTCAGAGTCTCCCATCACAGCAGTACACGTGGCCGTCGACGGAAGGCCTCTAGGACAAGCGCGCTCTGCTGGAGGCCCCCTGTACGTTCAGGTCTGGGACCCTACCCTTTACCTGACAGGGCTACACACACTCCGGGTAAAAGTGGAG GACGCCGCCGGACGCTCCACACTGCAAGAGCGGCACTTCACGCTGGAGCACGACGTGACTCccagcttcagcttctttcagtccttcatcctcctcacggATCACTACGTCCTGGGCAGAGTGGCCTTCTTGTTCATCATACTGCTGAACGTGGGTGTTCTGATGGCCTTCAGGGTCATGCAGGTACCTTCCTGCAGAG GACTGACCTCCCAGGCGTGCATGTCTCTGCACCTGCTCAGTAAAATGGACACCTTCTACTATTCACTGCTGCTCTTCAACCTGTGCACAGCCTTCG GCCCGTGGTTCGTCGGCGAGGTGATCGACGGGCACAAAGGGGCGTGTTTTGCCTTCGGAGTCTTCATCGACGGCCACTTCCTGGAAGGGAGTCTCACCTATGTTGTCGGCGTCAGTCAG ctgctgttcTTCAACATGCCCCTCACTTGTTACCTCTGCTGGAGCCTCCACCAGCGCTGGCGCGGGAACACCTTCAGGTCCCACTTCCTGCGGCCAGGCTGCCGCTGGCGGACTGTGGCCGTCCACCTCctcatgttgctgctgctctcctggcAGGTCTACTCCTGCTACTCCCTCTTGGAGACCTACGGCCTCATGGCCTTCTTCCTGTCCCCGGTCCGCACCTGGGCCCTGGTGCTCAGTCTGCTACTGGTCCACCGGGCCTGGACCGGACCGGCCTTCTCCTTCGTCACCGCCAGAGTGTCCCACCCTCCTGACAGTAACTGCACTGCTCCCTCGTGA